Proteins from a genomic interval of Rosa chinensis cultivar Old Blush chromosome 2, RchiOBHm-V2, whole genome shotgun sequence:
- the LOC112189542 gene encoding uncharacterized protein At1g15400, with translation MAGLQRSSMSFRRQGSSGFVWDDRFLSGELKQQQPAQDQESSEENEIVIVKDVKPLRPIKTVQRSRSNGGGCGYRSSGKISPAIEPPSPKVSACGFCGGFGKSSKNNAVRGAKPGKRSRSRY, from the coding sequence ATGGCTGGTTTGCAAAGATCTTCAATGTCTTTCAGAAGGCAAGGCTCTTCAGGGTTTGTGTGGGATGACAGGTTCTTGTCCGGAGAGCTAAAGCAACAACAACCAGCACAAGACCAAGAAAGCTCTGAGGAGAATGAGATTGTCATAGTTAAGGATGTTAAGCCACTGAGGCCAATCAAGACTGTACAACGAAGCAGATCCAACGGCGGAGGATGCGGCTACCGGAGCTCTGGGAAGATCTCGCCGGCTATTGAACCACCGTCGCCAAAGGTCTCTGCATGTGGGTTTTGTGGGGGTTTCGGTAAATCCTCCAAGAACAATGCGGTTCGGGGAGCAAAGCCTGGCAAGCGTAGCCGATCACGTTACTGA